The Zingiber officinale cultivar Zhangliang chromosome 9A, Zo_v1.1, whole genome shotgun sequence genome window below encodes:
- the LOC122021123 gene encoding nudix hydrolase 12, mitochondrial-like, producing MASPLVARKGRDLQRYEDHLRLVAGCIPYKINEEADIESHDVINKLEVLMISSPGRHDFVFPKGGWEKDETASEAACREALEEAGVRGILQEIELGQWVFRSKSSQVSCSQEGGCKGYMFALKVTEELDYWPEQQVHGRKWVTVADAYKLCRYDWMREALHLFKQRLYSNTVLSVRGLYEPAKFCFVKSTAAEQAIALC from the exons ATGGCGTCCCCTCTGGTGGCTCGGAAGGGTCGCGACCTGCAGCGTTATGAGGATCATCTCCGGCTTGTTGCTGG ATGCATTCCTTATAAGATAAATGAAGAAGCAGATATTGAATCTCATGATGTGATTAACAAACTTGAAGTTCTCATGATCAGTTCACCTGGTCGGCATGATTTTGTGTTTCCAAAG GGTGGCTGGGAGAAAGATGAGACTGCAAGCGAAGCAGCATGCCGAGAGGCTCTCGAGGAAGCAGGAGTTAGGGGAATACTACAG GAAATTGAGCTTGGTCAATGGGTATTTAGAAGCAAGAGCAGTCAGGTCAGTTGCAGCCAGGAAGGAGGTTGTAAAGGTTACATGTTTGCTCTCAAGGTAACAGAAGAACTCGACTACTGGCCTGAGCAACAAGTACATGGCAGGAAGTGG GTGACTGTGGCGGATGCGTATAAACTTTGTCGATATGATTGGATGCGTGAAGCCCTCCACTTGTTTAAGCAGCGCCTCTATAGCAACACAGTATTGTCGGTTCGCGGGCTATATGAGCCAGCAAAATTCTGCTTCGTGAAGTCTACCGCGGCCGAGCAAGCCATTGCCTTGTGCTGA